In Epinephelus moara isolate mb chromosome 9, YSFRI_EMoa_1.0, whole genome shotgun sequence, a genomic segment contains:
- the nxnl2 gene encoding nucleoredoxin-like protein 2, whose amino-acid sequence MVEVFSGRTLLNKDGDVVDPEEALRNKVVGIYFSAGWCPPCRDFTPILCDFYTELVEESEPPAQFEIVFVSSDKSTDDMVEYYHDMHGDWLALPWTDDYKHELKQRYKITAVPKLVIVKENGDVITDKGRKQIRDRGLACFRSWLDAAEIFQNFKG is encoded by the exons ATGGTGGAGGTATTCAGCGGGCGGACACTGCTGAATAAAGACGGGGATGTGGTGGATCCTGAGGAGGCGCTGAGGAACAAAGTGGTGGGGATCTACTTCTCTGCAGGATGGTGTCCTCCGTGTCGAGACTTCACACCCATCCTGTGTGATTTCTACACGGAGCTGGTGGAAGAGAGTGAACCTCCGGCGCAGTTTGAGATAGTTTTTGTCTCCTCTGACAAGTCCACTGATGACATGGTCGAATATTATCATGACATGCACGGAGACTGGCTCGCACTGCCCTGGACTGATGATTACAAACA tGAGTTGAAGCAGCGCTACAAGATCACAGCGGTGCCCAAACTGGTGATCGTGAAGGAGAACGGCGACGTGATCACAGACAAGGGCAGGAAACAGATCAGGGACCGAGGCCTTGCCTGCTTCAGGTCCTGGCTGGACGCTGCCGAGATCTTCCAGAACTTTAAGGGTTAG